TGGTACGTGTCATATTGATTCTTCCCCCTCCGACTTTGTTTGATGTGAAAACTGCTAATTCTCGTTCATACTAAAAGGCCCTTCTAAGGAACTcatttattttttcaaatatatATTCACTATCAACGATTACGGAACCTCTACTATTACTATTGCATCATTATTTTAGGTATAAGATAAAATTTTGTGCGCAAGCACTTGCATCATATGCTATAGGTTATTAGTATCCATCACAGTAACGACTCAATAGTTCGCGGCGGCCATAGAAATGTCCAAAGCTCCTTCGTCAGTGATTACATGATCCATCCACTCGcatatcctatatatatatatatatatatatatatataaccgggCAGCGAGCATAAGGCAAGCATCGAAAGAGAAGGCAATCGCTGCTCTCTGCGACTAATTATAACCGGTGGACGCATGGCGATGTCTCCTGCGGAAGAACACCCTCAGAAGGCCTTCGGTTGGGCTGCTCGCGACACTACCGGTGTGCTCTCCCCTTTTAACTTCTCCAGAAGGTACGTTGTTGGTTCGTCTTCTCCTTTATGATCCTTCTTCATCACTGCTGAGGTGTTCTCGGAAAAGAGATCTAATCGATGCTTATAATTTGGTTCTTTGTTCTTCCTGTTTCTCTTCAGAAGCACCGGACCAAAGGATGTCGGTATAAAGATCCTGTACTGCGGAGTGTGCCATTCGGACCTTCATTTCCTGAAGAATGAATGGGGCTTTTCTGTGTATCCTCTCGTTCCTGGGTAATCAAAACCTCCTTCTCAACTCCTTGGATCGAGTTGGCAATTGGAAGCAGCTCACGTCTGTTGACATCGCAGGCACGAGATCGTGGGAGTCGTCACACAGGTGGGCAGCAGCGTGCGAAAGTTCCGCGTAGGAGACACCGTCGCGGTCGGCTGCATGGTCGGCGGGTGCGACGAGTGCGACGACTGCATCAACAAGAGGGAGAGCTACTGCCGGAAATCCATTCTCACCTACAACGACCTCTATCACGACGGCACTCGTACGTACGGAGGGTACTCCGACGAGACCGTGGTGGAGGAGCATTACGTTCTCGGCTTTCCCGACGGCCTGCCCATGGCGGCCGGGGCACCGCTCTTGTGCGCGGGAATCACCGTGTACAGTCCCATGAAGTACTTCGGGCTATCCCAGCCGGGGACGCACCTGGGCGTCGTCGGCCTCGGAGGCCTCGGCCATCTGGCCGTCAAGTTCGCCAAGGCCTTCGGCGTGAAGGTCACGGTCATCAGCACTTCGCCCGGCAAGCGGAAAGAAGCAGTGGAGGAGCTCGGTGCTGATGCTTTCATTGTAAGCCGCGATGAGGAGCAAATGAAGGTACACATAAACTTATTGCCTCTTCCATTTTGCTTCGCATAGTTCATACATACGAAACTAAGTTATCGATCAAATCAGTGCGATCAAGTTTTTGCGCTATGAAACTCCAAACTTCCATTTTCTTATTTGGATCATCGCCTAATACTCTATGTAGGCCGCCATGGCGACCATGGATGGCATAATTGATACGGTCTCTGCTCGACACTCTCTCTTGCCTTTGTTGGATCTCTTGAAGTATCATGGCAAGCTAATTATGGTGGGAGCACCTCCAGAGCCACTTGACCTTCCGATTTTCCCTCTGCTTGTAGGTAAGCGAAGTAGCATCTTCTACATTTGATCCATCTCTTTCGAACACCGAAAACTTGTCTAGATGATGAACTATCTCTATGATCTGTTAGATTGATGAGAGACGAATTTGACAGGTCGAAAGCTTGTGGCGGGCAGTGCCACAGGAGGGATAGAGGAGACGCAAGAAATGCTCTACTTCGCCTCCGAGCACAACA
This DNA window, taken from Musa acuminata AAA Group cultivar baxijiao chromosome BXJ3-7, Cavendish_Baxijiao_AAA, whole genome shotgun sequence, encodes the following:
- the LOC135642533 gene encoding 8-hydroxygeraniol dehydrogenase-like, which codes for MAMSPAEEHPQKAFGWAARDTTGVLSPFNFSRRSTGPKDVGIKILYCGVCHSDLHFLKNEWGFSVYPLVPGHEIVGVVTQVGSSVRKFRVGDTVAVGCMVGGCDECDDCINKRESYCRKSILTYNDLYHDGTRTYGGYSDETVVEEHYVLGFPDGLPMAAGAPLLCAGITVYSPMKYFGLSQPGTHLGVVGLGGLGHLAVKFAKAFGVKVTVISTSPGKRKEAVEELGADAFIVSRDEEQMKAAMATMDGIIDTVSARHSLLPLLDLLKYHGKLIMVGAPPEPLDLPIFPLLVGRKLVAGSATGGIEETQEMLYFASEHNITADVEVIPMKYINVAMERLAKGDVKYRFVIDIANTLPA